TAATGAAGTTAAGTTTTGGCAACAAACTGGTACAACTATGGTAGCCTATAGAAGAGGAACGGAAATTATAATATCTCCTGGTCCAAACTATATATTTACGGAAGGTGACATTATAGTTGTGATAGGAACTCATAACGTTTACAAGAAAGTTTATAACTTCTTATATGAAAAATAAATATCCTTAATTATTTATATATACAAAATAACATTTTTTCGATATTATATATTAATAATTAATTTATTATATAAATAATTTTTAATTTTAAATATATTAGAAACTTTAAAGAAATTATTTTAAAGTAGGTTTAATTTAAATATAGTAAAAATTTCAAAAAGGACTATCTCACAATGCATAAAATGCAATATGAGAAGTCCCTTTTCTATTTTATAGCCAAATTTTATTTAGAAACTTAATAATTTATAATATATTTGGAGCTATCTTAAAATATTTTTGTATAATAATTTATTTTGAGACAGCCTTCTTTTATCTTTGCAGTATTAAAATTAAATTTTTTATTTTTAAATTCAATGTTTTTTATTTATATAAATTCTTGTGAAAATTGTTTTTTATTATTACTATTTAAAGCTTTGCATAATAAATTTAAAAAAGAGAAAACTAATAAAAAAAAGGAGGAATGAACATGGATTTAACAACTAAAGACATTATTAAAAAGAAAATATTAGATGCTCAAGAAAACGTGAGAGATTACCAAATGTACTCTCATAAAATAGATGATAACTCTGTAGCTGATCTTTTTGGAGAATTTGCAGAAAATGAGGCTATTCAAGCAAAAAAACTTCGTAACGTGTTAGACAAATATGACTCTTACTAAACATAAAATTAAAAAAATTATAACTTAACAACCTTAAAATATTCATAATTAAAATAAAAAGTACCTTTAGTAAGAATAAATATCTATAAAAATAAAGAATACTAATATTTGTGTCCTAATATCTAAGCTAAGGCACTGATGTCCCCCTTCTATAGATTAGTAGTAAATAAACATCCTGTTCCTTTTACGCTTATATATTAGTACACAAATGAAGTATTCTAATTATTTTGTTGATTTTTTAATATAAATCTTTAAATTTAATAAAATTAATTAGCATATCCATCTTAAAAAGTATATTTTTATATAGCTTCAGATAAATTTACTGTATCCATCTTTTTATATTCCTTTAAAATTAAATAGACTAATATAATAAATACTATTCCATCTATTAATGGACTTACAAACCATACAGCACTAATTCCTACTATAGAAGGAAATACTATAATTGCTGGTACAAACAATATGATCTGTCTTAACAAAATCAAAAGGCCAGCATTTTTAGCATTACCTATTGACTGAAAAAATGTTACTCCCATAATAAAAGTTCCTAGCGCTGGGAACAAGCTGTACATTATTCTAAAATTAGTAATTCCTTCGTTAACTATCCCCACATCTGTTATCATTAGTGATAATACCTTTTGAGGGAACAGTTCAATAGGTATCCAAAATATACAAGCAAGAACAGTAGCTCCTAATATAAATGTGTTCATGCATTTTTTTACTCTTGGAAACAATTTTGCTCCATAATTTGTTCCAACTACTGGCTGCAATCCTTGACTCATTCCCCAAAGTGGGATAAAGGATAATGCTTGAATTCTTAATGTTGCTCCCATTAATATTAATTGATTATTACCACCATACTTTGCTGCCATTCTATACATTAATGTCTGTTGTATCATACTCATAAGTTGCATCATCATAGCGGATAATCCTACAGAAAACATCTCTGGTAGAAGTGCTTTCTCAATTTGTATTTTATGGAATCTAACATTTTTACTTTTTCTTATAAAGTAAATCATTGTAATAGCAGATTGTATAACCTGAGATATCACAGTAGCTATTGCTGCACCTTCAATTCCATATTCTCCAAAGGCTGTTATTAAAATAGGATCTAATATTATATTTAAAACAGCTCCTATTGTCATAAAAAGCATAGCTTTCTTCATAATTCCTTCTCCACGCATTACCATATTTGCACTTTGAGCAAAATTAACAAAAATTGAACCTATAAAAGTAATACGCAGATATCTTACAGCTAACTCTAAGATTTCTCCTTCAGCCCCAGTTAAAATTAAAAGTTCTTTTGCAAATACAATTCCTATAATCATGATAATTGTGGAAAATATCAATACTAAGCATAATAAATTCCCCATAATTTTATCTACTGTTTCCTGATCATTTTTTCCTATAGCTCTTGATAAAATAGATGAAGACCCAATTCCTATCAAAGTAGCTATAGCATTATTTAAAAATGTAATTGGATATGCAACTGCTACAGCGCCCATAGCATTCTTTCCTATTAATTGTCCAGCAAAAACCCCATCCATAAATGAATATAAACCTATTACTACCATTCCTATAATTGCTGGAATACATAATTTAAACATCAATTCTTTAGGTTCTTTGTGAAGCAATTCCTCTTTATTCTTATTCATAAATGTACCTCTCCTTTAATTAAACATATAAAAAAATTGCTTATATATAATTTTATTTTTCCTTACTTATATATGTTTTAATACAATTTTAAATGATTGTCATTATCAATATCTCCTCCAAAAAATAAAAATGCTCCAAAAATCAAATTTGGACCATTTCATTTATTATATTAATTCCAAAACTCCTTTAAAGCTGTTTCTAATTCTCTCTTATTCTTTACACTAATATTAGGATACCAGTGTTTAGGAAATAATTTTTTATAGGAATAACTATTAAATCTTTCATCAATAAGTAATATTATGCCCTGATCCATTTCTGTCCTTATTATCCTTCCAGCGGCCTGCATAACCTTAGTCATTCCTGGATAAATATATGAATAATCAAATCCAGCCTGTTTTTTATCATCATAATAATTTTTTATTAAATTTCGCTCCACACATATTTGTGGCAATCCTACGCCTATTATTATGGCTCCTATTATTTTATCCCCTGTTAAATCAATTCCTTCAGAAAAGATTCCCCCTAATACACAAAATCCTATTGTATCCTCTATTCTTTTTTCAAATTTATTTATAAATTCTTCTCTTTCTTTTTCATCCATACAAGAATTTTGAACTATAATATTTTCACCTGGATATTTTTCTTTATATATTAAAAGAACTTCATTCATATATTTATAGGACGGGAAAAACACCATATAATTTCCTTCTTTTATTTTACAGGCTGTATTTATATAATCACATATATTTTCATAACTTTTACATCTATCTTTATATTTTGTAGAAATACTATATCCTATCAAAATTCTATGGTTATCTATTGGAAATGGTGAATTTAACTTTAAAATATAATCTTCTTCCTCTCCCCCTAAAACTTCTCTAAAATATTTTATAGGAGACAAAGTTCCTGAAAAAAATATGCTTGACTTTGACTTCTTCAAAATTTCATTTAGTAAGGTTGAAGTATCTATAGCAAAAAGTTTGATTTTAAAATCATTATTGTATTCTCCTCCATATGTTATATAATTATCTCCATATAGCTCACATATCTTTAGAAAATACAAAGCTTCAAAATAAAAACTAAGCAATTCATCATTCATTTGAAAATTTCCTTTCATCATAAGCACTTCAATTTCTGATGTAAAATTACTTAATAATATTTGTAATTTTTCTGGTCTTTCTTTTTCCATATAGTAATTATCTATTTCATAAATTTTTTTAATATCTAAAAGTTCTTTATTTATTTTTCCTAGAATTCTATATAAAGCTTTATTTTTTTCTTTAATAGATTTTTTTAAATATAAAATATTATTTTTAGATATAGAGGAAGAAAACATGTCTCTAGACCTATCCAATAAATTGTGTGCTTCATCTATTAAAAGCACAAAGTCTTCTTTCCCATCAGAAAAAAATCTTCTTAAGTATACTCTAGGATCAAAAACATAATTATAATCACATATTATTCCATCACACCATAAACTTATATCTAAGGAAAATTCAAATGGACAAACTTTGTGTTTCAAAGCATATTTTTTAACAATAGATTCATCTATTATATTTTCATTATTTAAAACATCTAATATAGCTTCATTTATTCTATCAAAATGACCATCTGCAAACTCACAGTTATCCGGTGTACATTTAAATTCTTCTTTAAGACAAATCTTTTCCTTGGAAATTAAAGTTATAACTTTAAAAGAAGTATCCTCATCAATAATATTTTTAAAATTATTCAAAACAAAATCTCTTGTAGTATTCTTAGCTGTTAAATAAAAAATTTTATCTATATCCCCTTCTCCTATAGCCTTAATACTAGGAAATATTGTAGAGATAGTTTTTCCTATTCCTGTAGGTGCCTCTATAAATATATTTTTACCTTCACTTATGGTTTTATAAACAGATACAGCTAACTTTCTTTGCCCCTGCCTATATTCCTTAAATGGAAACTTTAATAATTTAATATCCTTGTTCCTTTTTTCCTTAAACCTATATTCAAAATCTATCCAAACATAATATTTATGTATAATATCTAAAAAAAATTCTTCTAATTCTTCTATATGAAAAGTTTTATCTATACTTTTTATATTTTCATTTTTAATATTATAGTAAGTTAATTTAACATTAATTTTTTCAAGATTCTTCTGTTTGGAATAAATATAGGCATAGCATTTAGCTTGAGCCCAGTGTAATAAATTATCTTTTATTTCATCCAAATTTCTAGTTGTGGTCTTAATCTCTTCTATAGTTACATAATTATTTTCTATAATAATTCCATCCG
Above is a window of Clostridium sporogenes DNA encoding:
- a CDS encoding MATE family efflux transporter, translating into MNKNKEELLHKEPKELMFKLCIPAIIGMVVIGLYSFMDGVFAGQLIGKNAMGAVAVAYPITFLNNAIATLIGIGSSSILSRAIGKNDQETVDKIMGNLLCLVLIFSTIIMIIGIVFAKELLILTGAEGEILELAVRYLRITFIGSIFVNFAQSANMVMRGEGIMKKAMLFMTIGAVLNIILDPILITAFGEYGIEGAAIATVISQVIQSAITMIYFIRKSKNVRFHKIQIEKALLPEMFSVGLSAMMMQLMSMIQQTLMYRMAAKYGGNNQLILMGATLRIQALSFIPLWGMSQGLQPVVGTNYGAKLFPRVKKCMNTFILGATVLACIFWIPIELFPQKVLSLMITDVGIVNEGITNFRIMYSLFPALGTFIMGVTFFQSIGNAKNAGLLILLRQIILFVPAIIVFPSIVGISAVWFVSPLIDGIVFIILVYLILKEYKKMDTVNLSEAI
- a CDS encoding ATP-dependent DNA helicase, which gives rise to MESRGDVNISVRNLVEFILRNGNIDIGYLSGSRAQEGIKAHKKIQKIRMESATPLLMTEYEKEVLLKYSVEYKKILFNVEGRADGIIIENNYVTIEEIKTTTRNLDEIKDNLLHWAQAKCYAYIYSKQKNLEKINVKLTYYNIKNENIKSIDKTFHIEELEEFFLDIIHKYYVWIDFEYRFKEKRNKDIKLLKFPFKEYRQGQRKLAVSVYKTISEGKNIFIEAPTGIGKTISTIFPSIKAIGEGDIDKIFYLTAKNTTRDFVLNNFKNIIDEDTSFKVITLISKEKICLKEEFKCTPDNCEFADGHFDRINEAILDVLNNENIIDESIVKKYALKHKVCPFEFSLDISLWCDGIICDYNYVFDPRVYLRRFFSDGKEDFVLLIDEAHNLLDRSRDMFSSSISKNNILYLKKSIKEKNKALYRILGKINKELLDIKKIYEIDNYYMEKERPEKLQILLSNFTSEIEVLMMKGNFQMNDELLSFYFEALYFLKICELYGDNYITYGGEYNNDFKIKLFAIDTSTLLNEILKKSKSSIFFSGTLSPIKYFREVLGGEEEDYILKLNSPFPIDNHRILIGYSISTKYKDRCKSYENICDYINTACKIKEGNYMVFFPSYKYMNEVLLIYKEKYPGENIIVQNSCMDEKEREEFINKFEKRIEDTIGFCVLGGIFSEGIDLTGDKIIGAIIIGVGLPQICVERNLIKNYYDDKKQAGFDYSYIYPGMTKVMQAAGRIIRTEMDQGIILLIDERFNSYSYKKLFPKHWYPNISVKNKRELETALKEFWN